One window from the genome of Magnolia sinica isolate HGM2019 chromosome 4, MsV1, whole genome shotgun sequence encodes:
- the LOC131243818 gene encoding uncharacterized protein LOC131243818, translating into MVLEASLEVNHFRSITQKLRAFYENFGECFCKLLGVTSLVFYFLFIFLSNNPFGPQSSSLILKRHPTSCNTHNHTPSINTTNLTHIVFGVAGSIKTWRNRGPYVDLWWRPNRTRGFVWLDRAPDYPWPSSSPPFRISEDISRFHDYAKHAMPFAIRMVRVVLESFRADMDNVRWYVMVDDDTVLVLDNLVEVLAKYDHNKYFYIGGNSECISQNTDHSFEMAFGGAAYAMSFPLVKALARILDDCLKRYQTLYGSDHIIQSCIAEIGVSLTREPGFHQIDLHGDISGLLSAHPQSPFLSLHHIDFVDPIFPSMDRLQSLKHIMEPASTDSSRLLQQTICYDKRFNWSLSISWGYSAQIYEKIHPPSILQRPLQTFWPWKNSARPPFMFNVRPLSRDPCEAAHFFFFKSVDVASDGRTITNYIRRSARQIPACDLSGNYSADGVSTIRVFSPATKLQGVGRRRECCEVIPSSDANVTEVTVRACMDNELVG; encoded by the exons AACAACCCTTTTGGCCCACAGTCCTCTTCATTGATCCTTAAACGACATCCTACAAGTTGCAACACCCATAACCATACTCCATCTATAAACACCACCAATCTCACCCACATTGTATTTGGTGTCGCGGGGTCCATCAAAACATGGAGAAATAGAGGGCCCTACGTTGATCTATGGTGGCGTCCGAACCGAACCCGCGGGTTCGTTTGGTTAGATAGAGCTCCAGATTACCCATGGCCATCCTCCTCTCCTCCATTCCGAATCTCTGAAGACATATCAAGATTCCACGACTACGCGAAGCATGCGATGCCGTTCGCGATCCGCATGGTCCGCGTAGTCTTGGAGAGCTTCAGGGCAGACATGGATAATGTGAGGTGGTACGTGATGGTGGATGACGATACTGTTCTTGTTTTAGATAACTTGGTGGAAGTTCTTGCGAAGTATGATCATAACAAGTACTTCTATATTGGGGGGAATTCGGAATGCATTTCACAGAACACTGACCATTCTTTTGAAATGGCGTTTGGGGGAGCAGCATATGCAATGAGCTTCCCGCTCGTGAAGGCATTGGCGCGGATTTTAGATGATTGTTTGAAAAGGTACCAGACATTGTATGGGAGTGATCATATCATACAATCATGTATAGCTGAGATTGGAGTTTCTCTCACCAGAGAACCGGGTTTTCACCAG ATCGATCTGCATGGCGATATCTCAGGTCTATTATCAGCCCACCCACAATCTCCCTTCCTTTCCCTACATCACATAGACTTCGTGGACCCCATCTTCCCTTCAATGGACCGTCTCCAATCACTCAAACACATCATGGAACCTGCTTCCACCGACTCTTCCCGTCTGCTGCAGCAAACCATCTGCTACGACAAACGATTCAACTGGTCTTTGTCAATCTCATGGGGATATTCAGCACAGATATATGAAAAAATCCACCCACCGAGCATTCTACAAAGACCCCTCCAGACATTTTGGCCATGGAAGAACTCGGCAAGGCCGCCGTTCATGTTCAATGTGCGGCCTCTATCGAGAGATCCATGTGAAGCGgcccacttcttcttcttcaaatccGTTGATGTAGCAAGCGACGGTCGAACCATTACGAATTACATTAGGAGATCTGCCCGTCAAATCCCAGCTTGTGATTTGAGTGGGAACTACTCAGCTGATGGAGTGTCGACGATTCGGGTTTTCTCGCCGGCCACAAAACTCCAAGGG GTTGGAAGAAGAAGGGAATGCTGTGAAGTCATTCCTTCGTCCGATGCGAACGTTACAGAGGTTACGGTTAGGGCTTGCATGGATAATGAATTAGTGGGGTAA